The genomic interval TACGGTATTTATACCTCTGTGTTTAGGCTGGCAGTGGCTCCAGTACATTCAGCAACTTGACCTTTCCTCTGTGACCCAAAGTCCCAGATATAACTCCCAACATCCCTATTTAATAGATTATCTTCCTACCATTGTTCTCACCCATGCAGTGTACAGAAGGTGGGGATAGTAAGCAGGAAAAGGTTACATTTGCATAGTCTCtgccttttatcattaaaagccATGGAAAGGCTCCCTCGTGCTTTCAACATACACCGAATGCAGAAGGCGGTGAGAGTGGAATATAATAAGGAATATCCAATGGATACATTGGGAATCATCAAATGTCACCCTGCTCCACTCCCTTTATAACCGGTTTTCCACCCATTCCAATCTGTTTCATATCATTAGATAAATGCTACAGCCATCAATATATTCTTCCCAGTGGGTACCCTCAGGTTGGCTTCCCGGCCTTATAAAGGTCCAGCTCCACCCCTGGTATGCACCAACTTTAACCATTGTCCTTCTTTTCAGATTTTTTGTGACCATGATTCAGTTCCGGGTTTGAGTGCACAAAGATAACTCTTTTATTTCTCACTCGGTGGAACATTGGACTGTTGAGTCTCTGAATCCACATGATACTTGTCTTCTGCATCTAGTGCGGTCTCCTGGCTTTGGATGGTTCCATATTCCATGCTCTGCATCTGTAGGTGATCCGTCTCACTTTGGACATTTTTCTCTCCCATTTCCTCAATATAAGCACCTTCATCTTCATCATCGCTGTCCTGAATAAGCAAAAAAGTATGTTTAGAGTGGAACAGGACAACCTGCTTACTCCTAATGGCAATCTCGTACTGGAAGCCTGAATATCTTTATCTTGGTGGGACCCAGAAACTAACCTGCTCACTATGATGACCAAATGTTGGGGAGATGGgcttgcaaacattttttctcttctttttctttattttaatcaatTTACAGAAGAAGCTCAAGGTGGGCATTTTCCAATCTGGTGATGTACGCTAGTAGGTCAGTGACATACAGGAGGTGGGGCACCGTGCACCCTGAAGGAAAGTGTGGCCACTGCTTATACTGTGTGCTCATATAACCCATCAGGGTCAGGTCGAGCAATATAagacaatattgttttattatttatgatttagaACAATTTCTTTGCTTGGGCTGTTTATTTGTCCGATGAAGTCTTTGATCGTTTTACCTGTTCCTGTGCCCGGGTGTATTCATCTATGGCATACTGATATTTGGGAGAATTCAGTCCAAACAAATTTGCTAGTTTCCCTCCCAGGTAATCACACGCTGCAAGAGAAAAGACAAAAAGTCGCTATGAAATACATGTGGGGTGGAGGAGATCTGCTTTTAGAATCTTTGAGGGTGGTTTGAATATCGAGATTGTCACTTTGCTCTGATGAAGCAACTAATgtggtgaaacgtgttggaaatTTTGAGAACAAGAGAACTATAAATTTACCTGGCACTGGCAGAAGCACAAATGGGCTTTTCTGAGcatttaatatatagtataaaatatttattatattgtacgATAGaagtaaccattttttgcattagTAGGAACACAATTTACCTCCAGTTTATGGCAATTAATAGACAATCAGCAGCATATGAATAATTCGGAGAATGTTATAAGTGGTTGTGTCATATTAGCAGTTGTAGTGAATTTAGGAGATACATTTGAATACTTACTGAAAAAAGCCGTGGTGGTAACTCGGAGTAGCCAGAACTGTAAGTATGTGATCCAGCTCATCTGCGTCTGCCAAAAAACAGAGCAAGAATATTGTTACTGCTCAAAATGGCATTTTCCAGAATTCCATGCAGGTGGAGCAATGTTCTGTATTGCAGAGACAGTTGTACCCATTGGATAATGGTAAGTCTATAAAATGAACCCCCCGACAGACTGTTAACTTTTAGGAACTGGTGAAATCTCTGAGTTCCCGAGGGCTCCCAGCACCCCCGCATCAGGTCTGTGGCCATTATGATTCTCCttcatattttttatgaaaaatgaaacagGAGGAAATGGAACACCTAAAACTCCCAGATTGATACCatgtttccccaatgataaggcatTCCCATCAAATaagccgcccccccccccccccccNNNNNNNNNNNNNNNNNNNNNNNNNNNNNNNNNNNNNNNNNNNNNNNNNNNNNNNNNNNNNNNNNNNNNNNNNNNNNNNNNNNNNNNNNNNNNNNNNNNNNNNNNNNNNNNNNNNNNNNNNNNNNNNNNNNNNNNNNNNNNNNNNNNNNNNNNNNNNNNNNNNNNNNNNNNNNNNNNNNNNNNNNNNNNNNNNNNNNNNNNNNNNNNNNNNNNNNNNNNNNNNNNNNNNNNNNNNNNNNNNNNNNNNNNNNNNNNNNNNNNNNNNNNNNNNNNNNNNNNNNNNNNNNNNNNNNNNNNNNNNNNNNNNNNNNNNNNNNNNNNNNNNNNNNNNNNNNNNNNNNNNNNNNNNNNNNNNNNNNNNNNNNNNNNNNNNNNNNNNNNNNNNNNNNNNNNNNNNNNNNNNNNNNNNNNNNNNNNNNNNNNNNNNNNNNNNNNNNNNNNNNNNNNNNNNNNNNNNNNNNNNNNNNNNNNNNNNNNNNNNNNNNNNNNNNNNNNNNNNNNNNNNNNNNNNNNNNNNNNNNNNNNNNNNactgtagtcttcttcatggaaaaataagacatccccctgaaaataagacctagggcatattttggcatttcaaaaactataagacagtgccttattataggggaaacagggtatcaatACCGTGTCCACATTGTGAAAGTCAATCCTCtgatcttcctcctcctcctcttcctcggTGCTGTACTCTTCCATGGTCTCTCCACTCACAAAGTGTATTATCCTCCTTGGGAGTCTCTTCTTCTCCACGTCTGCCAGCTCAACTTCCTTCTGCACACAGATGGAGTCAAAAgcggtattattattatttttttatagtgccaacatataaagTAGCGCTCTACAATTAaacaggggatgcaaatgactgacagatacagacagtaacacaggaggaggagaggaccctgcctgaagagcttacaatctaggtaccAAGTTTAGAAGGTAAATCTTGAAGCCACTGGATTGGCATGACAGTATAGACATTGATTTCAAAGGAGAGATCAGCAGCCTGGAttctggaaaggatttcttttaGAGCCAATTTACACATTGCAGCAAATCCCACCATTGCGTGAGATGCCATAGCCACATTGCGATGTACATTTCACACGTTGGTGTTATGTGGTCTGAATTGTCCTAACATATCTTCTCAGGAGCGCTGCACCACAGCAAGACACTATGCTGCTGAAAATATCCCATTTTTGGACAAGCATCAGCACAACCTAACCAGACCTGACACAGCCAGGCAAGTGGCATTTCCAAAAGGAGATCAGCAATTGCAGCTTGTGGTCTGCTGTCCTTTACAAGGAATCTATCTTGAAGTAAGCAAGGGGGCAGCCATTGGGTTAGACATGGACCCCCTGACCACCCATTGTCATCTGGGGGTCAGGTGATACACCTGAGCTACTACAAGCTGCCAATATTCAGATAGCAAGCAATGTGCAGGTGAAGGAGCAATCTGACATTTCACCAATGGGCACCAATGCAACAAAAAGCAAAGAGCAATTCATAAAGATTAACTTTTGAATGCAGATGACTGTCACTCACCATTATGACGTCCCCGTCGGACATGTCTGCCGTctaatgttttttcttctgaaagccaggaggaaaaacaagaaaatcaagAAGTGAGATGTGGGAGGGTGGCCGGTGACAAGGTCCCTGGGGGAGGAGTGGAGAGGACATTAAATCCGGACACACACGTTACAATATGAATCTGCAATATTTGCCAACAACTGATCAATCACATGAGGCTGCCTGTGGTGCAAGGGTTTGAACAGGTGATTTTGGGTCTTTTTAACAAATATAGATAGAACTAGGAAGTTTTAGAAAGTCTGCCATTGCTCaaatcctttatatatatattcctgcaCAAACTTTTCACATAGCAAACAAG from Pyxicephalus adspersus chromosome 4, UCB_Pads_2.0, whole genome shotgun sequence carries:
- the LOC140329571 gene encoding protein FAM177B-like isoform X2, whose translation is MSDGDVIMKEVELADVEKKRLPRRIIHFVSGETMEEYSTEEEEEEEDQRIDFHNVDTTQMSWITYLQFWLLRVTTTAFFTCDYLGGKLANLFGLNSPKYQYAIDEYTRAQEQDSDDEDEGAYIEEMGEKNVQSETDHLQMQSMEYGTIQSQETALDAEDKYHVDSETQQSNVPPSEK
- the LOC140329571 gene encoding protein FAM177B-like isoform X4 — translated: MSDGDVIMKEVELADVEKKRLPRRIIHFTQMSWITYLQFWLLRVTTTAFFTCDYLGGKLANLFGLNSPKYQYAIDEYTRAQEQDSDDEDEGAYIEEMGEKNVQSETDHLQMQSMEYGTIQSQETALDAEDKYHVDSETQQSNVPPSEK
- the LOC140329571 gene encoding protein FAM177B-like isoform X3, which produces MSDGDVIMKEVELADVEKKRLPRRIIHFVSGETMEEYSTEEEEEEEDQRIDFHNVDTMSWITYLQFWLLRVTTTAFFTCDYLGGKLANLFGLNSPKYQYAIDEYTRAQEQDSDDEDEGAYIEEMGEKNVQSETDHLQMQSMEYGTIQSQETALDAEDKYHVDSETQQSNVPPSEK